A stretch of Halomonas elongata DSM 2581 DNA encodes these proteins:
- a CDS encoding aminoacyl-tRNA deacylase, whose product MAMPMTIREYLRACDIDYEEVPHPRAVSTSRIARVSHVEGDQLAKAVMLHGDAGYRVAVLPSDRDADLERLTQLFHEELELATEDEVRHEFDDCDPGAAIPVGQAYGLQVYLDDHLRQQPDVYFEAGDHETLVHMSGGEFGRLMAGSQHGDFSRPR is encoded by the coding sequence ATGGCTATGCCGATGACGATCCGGGAGTACCTCCGCGCCTGCGATATCGATTACGAGGAGGTCCCCCATCCACGAGCGGTCTCGACCAGCCGCATCGCCCGCGTCTCGCACGTCGAAGGCGACCAGTTGGCCAAGGCCGTCATGCTGCACGGCGATGCCGGTTATCGTGTCGCCGTGTTGCCCAGCGACCGTGACGCCGATCTGGAACGGCTCACGCAACTCTTCCATGAAGAACTGGAACTGGCCACGGAGGACGAAGTCCGCCACGAGTTCGATGACTGCGATCCCGGGGCGGCCATTCCGGTGGGTCAGGCCTATGGCCTGCAGGTCTATCTCGACGACCACCTGCGCCAACAGCCGGATGTCTACTTCGAGGCCGGCGACCACGAAACCCTGGTGCACATGAGCGGCGGCGAGTTCGGCCGGCTGATGGCCGGCAGCCAGCACGGTGATTTCAGTCGTCCCCGCTGA